A single region of the Halonatronomonas betaini genome encodes:
- a CDS encoding DJ-1 family glyoxalase III yields the protein MAKIIVPLARGFEEVEAVTVIDLLRRADIEVVVAGLTETDVMGAHGLIIQADQRFKNINWRVFDGIVLPGGMPGAENLRQDKNIISLVQEFDARDKLVAAICAAPIVLKGAGILDGKKLTSYPEFADEFVRYDYLEDPVVIDDNIITSRGPGTAMNFALSIIEYLKGEEERVKHEENLLYKL from the coding sequence ATGGCAAAGATAATCGTTCCATTAGCCCGAGGATTTGAAGAGGTTGAAGCGGTGACTGTAATTGATCTTTTGAGAAGAGCAGATATTGAAGTTGTTGTTGCAGGTTTAACAGAGACAGATGTAATGGGAGCCCATGGCCTAATAATTCAAGCAGATCAGCGGTTTAAAAATATCAACTGGCGGGTATTTGATGGGATTGTCTTGCCAGGTGGAATGCCAGGTGCTGAAAATTTGAGGCAGGATAAAAATATTATCTCTTTAGTTCAGGAATTTGATGCCAGAGATAAACTTGTTGCTGCAATCTGTGCAGCTCCAATTGTACTCAAGGGTGCAGGAATTTTAGACGGTAAGAAATTAACTTCTTATCCTGAATTTGCAGATGAATTTGTTAGATATGATTACCTTGAAGACCCGGTTGTAATTGATGATAATATAATAACCTCAAGAGGGCCTGGAACAGCCATGAATTTTGCTCTGTCAATTATTGAATACTTAAAAGGAGAAGAAGAAAGAGTTAAACATGAAGAAAACCTATTATATAAACTCTAA
- a CDS encoding peptidoglycan D,D-transpeptidase FtsI family protein, whose translation MRLAIIIIIVAGLMLGAGYFLAEFIYPLPADVAEEYLNTFVTEDFENMVKFHHSGFERPSAERLTDSFNDFSNNFSLFEIELVEFDSLEESLFEAEYQVEINYISEFFEDINIDFVMELSRDGILDWKVHWNDYLPLPEYGLEASYDRRRLYPERGSIYDRNGELLAGGGSVINIGIQPGRVEDPELLHETLYEELVLSEEYLTGEYQAEGVQDHWFVPVATVSESEFAELDPILRPIPGIFFRRQDSRVYPYDTTVGHITGYLGEVTAEMIDYYPERDYQAGERVGRSGLEIGQEEILRGKPGYEFYIETEGDRELFRQLTAVDGEDINISLDISLQNEAVDILAGERASLVLLDANSGEIIVLASTPGFDPNEFVQGISGSRWSQLTTDPDRPLFNRATQGRYPPGSTFKILTAAAALNEGIYELDSEFNDQGELTVEGNIIRNFEREVFNQHTLEDAVVRSINTTMAKVGLELGAEELENYFNSFSLSSAPDLGLPLQAGQIGNPGRSQVGLAWSAIGQDQVLISPLHMAKLFIPFANNGYAPEVTLMIDDYGYEMDQVISEETAESLQGALRKVVTDGTGRQVDLDGINIYGKTGTAEITGRDPHAWFAGFIEDFQDRDLAFALLVEEGGVGGRVAAPLVREFFERVIETGLIEELDELD comes from the coding sequence ATTGTGGCAGGCTTAATGTTAGGTGCAGGATATTTTTTAGCTGAATTTATTTACCCTTTGCCAGCAGATGTTGCAGAAGAGTATTTAAATACCTTTGTAACTGAAGATTTTGAAAACATGGTTAAATTTCATCATTCAGGATTTGAAAGACCATCAGCTGAGCGATTAACTGACTCTTTTAATGATTTCAGTAATAATTTCAGTTTATTTGAGATTGAATTAGTGGAATTTGATTCTTTAGAAGAGTCTCTCTTTGAAGCTGAGTACCAGGTTGAGATTAATTATATCAGTGAATTTTTTGAAGATATAAATATTGACTTTGTAATGGAGTTATCTAGAGATGGTATCCTGGATTGGAAAGTTCACTGGAATGACTATCTTCCATTACCTGAATATGGCCTGGAAGCTTCTTATGATAGAAGACGGCTTTATCCTGAAAGAGGGAGTATTTATGATAGAAATGGAGAATTATTAGCTGGCGGTGGATCAGTAATAAATATTGGAATTCAGCCAGGTCGAGTTGAAGATCCAGAGTTATTGCACGAAACACTTTATGAAGAACTTGTTCTTTCAGAAGAATATTTAACAGGAGAATACCAGGCAGAGGGTGTACAGGATCACTGGTTTGTCCCTGTAGCTACTGTATCTGAATCAGAATTTGCTGAATTAGACCCAATTCTTCGCCCAATTCCAGGTATTTTTTTTAGGAGACAGGATAGTAGAGTTTATCCATATGATACGACAGTTGGCCATATTACAGGTTATTTAGGCGAAGTAACAGCAGAGATGATTGATTATTATCCTGAAAGGGATTATCAGGCTGGAGAAAGAGTAGGAAGAAGTGGTCTGGAGATTGGTCAGGAAGAAATTCTTAGAGGAAAGCCAGGTTATGAATTTTATATAGAAACAGAAGGTGACCGGGAATTATTCAGGCAATTAACAGCAGTTGATGGAGAGGATATCAATATCTCGCTGGATATTTCATTACAGAATGAAGCTGTAGATATACTGGCAGGGGAGAGGGCTTCATTAGTTTTATTAGATGCAAATTCCGGGGAAATAATTGTTCTTGCCTCTACACCAGGTTTTGATCCTAATGAGTTTGTACAGGGGATTAGTGGCTCCAGATGGTCACAATTAACGACTGATCCAGATAGGCCATTATTTAATCGGGCAACTCAGGGCCGTTACCCTCCAGGTTCTACCTTTAAAATATTAACTGCTGCTGCAGCTTTAAATGAAGGAATTTACGAGCTGGATAGCGAATTTAATGATCAAGGAGAACTGACAGTTGAAGGTAATATTATTAGAAATTTTGAGAGAGAAGTTTTTAATCAACATACTTTAGAGGATGCAGTTGTCCGTTCAATCAATACTACAATGGCTAAAGTTGGACTGGAATTAGGTGCTGAAGAGCTGGAAAATTATTTTAATAGTTTTAGCCTGTCATCAGCTCCAGACCTTGGCTTACCTTTACAGGCAGGTCAAATCGGAAATCCAGGCAGAAGTCAGGTCGGTTTGGCCTGGTCAGCAATTGGACAGGATCAGGTATTGATCTCACCACTCCATATGGCAAAACTATTTATTCCCTTTGCTAATAATGGGTATGCTCCAGAAGTTACATTAATGATAGATGACTATGGTTATGAGATGGATCAGGTGATATCTGAAGAGACAGCTGAGAGTTTACAGGGAGCATTAAGAAAAGTTGTAACTGATGGCACAGGCCGCCAGGTGGATCTTGATGGCATTAATATTTACGGGAAGACCGGCACAGCTGAAATAACAGGAAGAGACCCTCATGCCTGGTTTGCCGGTTTTATTGAAGACTTTCAGGATAGAGATTTAGCATTTGCATTATTAGTTGAAGAAGGTGGGGTGGGGGGACGTGTTGCCGCTCCGCTGGTTAGGGAATTTTTTGAAAGAGTTATTGAAACTGGCTTAATAGAAGAATTGGATGAACTGGATTAA